In Hahella sp. HNIBRBA332, the genomic window ACGGCGTCGCCTGCGTCACCTTCCGAGGCAATCAGGTTGTGAGCGGTGTGGCGATCAACATTCTGGCGGCCGGCTTGACTATGACCTTGGGGTTGAGCTGGTTCAAGCAGGGCGGTCAAACGCCGCAACTGACTGACGCCGCACGTTTCTCTACGATCGATTTTCCTGGCGCTGAAATGATGCGGGATGTGCCTGTAATTGGCGGGATCTATTCGGAAATGCTCAGTGGCCACAATATTTTCGTCTATCTGGCTTTCCTGGCGGTGCCCTTTACGTGGTGGTTGCTGTTCCGCACGCGCTTTGGGTTGCGTTTGAGAGCCGTTGGCGAGAACCCGAAAGCAGTGGATACCGCCGGTATTTCCGTGCATCGCATGCGCTACGCCGCATTACTGTGCGCGGGCATTCTTTGCGGCTTCGCCGGCGCCTATATTTCCTCCGCTCAGAATGCGCAGTTCGTACGCGACATGACCGCCGGGCAGGGCTTTATCGCGCTGGCGGCGTTGATTTTTGGTAAGTGGCGTCCTCTGCCGGTTCTGGGCGCCTGTCTGCTGTTCGGATTCCTCGACGCTGTCGCCGTGCGCTTGCAAGGCGTGGAAATTCCCGGATTGGGCAAGGCGCCGATTCAGTTGATTGAGGCGCTGCCTTATATCCTGACGGTTGTATTGTTGGCGGGCTTCTTTGGCAAAGCGGTGGCGCCCAAGGCGATCGGCTTGCCCTATGTGAAAGAGCGTTAAGACATAACACTGACAAAGGCATATCTGCGTCGCCAGGGCTCTGAGATCATTTAGTCTTGGCGACGACCTAAGGAAGACTATGAAAGTTCTGAATTTCGGTTCTATTAATATTGATTATGTCTACCGGGTGCCTCACTTCGTGCGCCCGGGGGAAACACTGGCCAGCGACTCGCTGACGACAGTTTTGGGCGGTAAGGGCGCTAATCAGTCCATCGCAGTGGCCCGCGCCGGCGTTAAAACTGCGCATTTGGGACGGGTGTCCGCGGCGGATGCCTGGGCGGTCGACCTGATGCGCGACAGCGGCGTGGACGTCGCCACCGTCTCACAAATCGCTGAGCCCAGCGGCCACGCCATCATTCAGGTGGATGACGCGGGTGAAAACGCCATTGTGTTGTTTGGCGGCGCAAATCGCAGTTTTTCCCAAGAAGAAGTGGCTTCCGCCGTGTCCGCTCTGGACGAAGGCGACTGGCTGCTGATGCAAAATGAATGTAATGGCGTGGAATGGGCGATCGCCGCGGCGGCGGAGCGTAAGGTGAAAATCGCGTTCAATCCCGCGCCAATGACGGAAGACGTCAAGAAGTTGCCTTTGGAGCAGGTTGACCTGTTGATTCTCAACGCCATGGAAGCCTGCGACCTGGCGGAAACCGCGGATGCGGACGCCGCATTGCAAGCCCTGGCGGGCAAATACCCGAACACCACAGTTGTGGTGACATTGGGGGGCGAAGGCGCTTTGGTCATGAGCGGCGGAGAGACTGTCACCCGTCCGGCGGACAAAGTGACTCCTGTCGACACCACGGGCGCCGGCGACACCTTCGTCGGCTATTTCCTGGCTTCGCTTATTTCCGGTTATGAACATTCCGCCGCTCTGGCCAGAGCGGTCAAAGCGGCTGGTATTGCGGTCACCCGTCCCGGCGCTTCTCCCAGTATTCCAACCGCCCAGGAGGTGGACTGATTTATGTACCCGATTATTATCGATACGGATCCCGGTGTAGATGATGCGATGGCGATCGCCTTCGCCCTGGCGCATCCTGAGATTGAACTGGTGGGTCTGACCACCGTTTTCGGCAACGTGCCGGTTGCTCGCGCCACCCGTAACGCGTTGGCCCTGGCTGAACGTTTTGGCGTTCCCAGTCTGCCGGTGGCGCAAGGCGCCAAATACCCTCTAGTGCAGTCGCCGCTGCCGCACCCTGATTTTGTGCACGGCGCGGACGGCCTGGGCAACATGGATTACGACGCCCCTCAGGGACAAGCCGTGGCGCAAAGCGCAGCGGAATTTATCGTTGAGCAGGCCAATCGCCTGAATGGCGAACTGACGGTCGTGGCGATAGGCCCGCTGACCAACTTGGCCTTGGCGCTCAAGCTGGATCCGGACCTGCCCAGTAAGTTACGCTCACTGGTAATCATGGGCGGCGCAGTCGACGAGCCGGGTAACGTGTCGCCGATCGCGGAGGCGAATTTCTTGTCTGACCCTCATGCCGCGGACGTGGTGTTGGGCGCGGATTGGCCGGCGGTCATCGTTGGCCTGGATGTAACGCACAAAATCATTCTCACGGACAGCAATTTGGCGCAACTGCGCGACAACGCCGGTGAAACCGGTAAATTGCTGTGGGAAACCAGCCGCTTTTATGTGAATTATTACTCCAATACCGGCGCTGCGTCCGACCATGACGAAGCGGGCTGCTGCATGCATGACGCCGCTGCGGTGGCGTATGTGGTGGCGCCGGAACTGTTCACTTGCATCAGTGGACCCGTGCGGGTCATCAGTGAGGGCGTTGGAGCAGGGCAGTTGACGATTAATCGTAAAGGCTACACCTATCTGCTCAAGCATTGGGAAGGCCGTCCCGCCGCCAAAGTCTGTATGGACCTGGAGGTGGAGAAAGTACGCTCTTTGTTCCTGGATACGATCATCCAGCACAAAGTGTGTTGAACTGTTAAATAGAATAATGACGGTATCGAACTTCTCATGATAAAAGGCCCTTGTACTCCAAGGGCCTTTTGCGAAGTGAGTGTTACCGAGCGGCCACGGGCGTTTAAAAATAACTCAGCTTAGGGCTTGGGTCTGTTGGCGATTGCTTTCGCCACCCCTTTTTGGCTATTTTCCCTTTCTCATTGCCGGAGACGCGACTCGGCGGCGTAACCAGCGCGGCAGAGCCTCCACTATGAGTAATGAAAAATCTTTCAAAATCGGCGCTGTTCCCAGAGGACAACGGGCCCGGATATAAAAACAGAAAGGAAAAACACATGGTAGCAAAGCAACGCAAACTGGGCCTGGCCATTCTGGCGGCCTGTTCCTTGACGGTCGTCGCCTGCGCCCCGATGCAAACGGGTCCGCAGAAAGACAGGACGTACCATATTACCCTCCTGCACACCAATGACCATCACGGCCGCTTCTGGCCCAATAAGCACGGCGAATATGGACTGGCGGCGCGTAAGTCCCTGGTGGACGAGATCCGTCAGGAGGTGATGGCGGAAGGCGGTCATGTGCTGCTGCTGTCCGGCGGCGATATCAACACTGGCGTTCCTGAGTCCGATTTGCAGGACGCTGAGCCGGATTTCAAAGGGATGAACATGGTCGGCTACGACGCCATGGCGATTGGCAACCATGAGTTTGACAACCCGCTCGACATCCTGCGTATGCAGGAGCAGTGGGCGAACTTCCCATTCCTGGCGGCGAATATCTACGACTCCAATGGCAAGCGCCTTTTCGAACCTTACAAGATCTTCAACGTTGAGGGTCTGCGCATCGGCGTAATGGGACTGACGACGGAAGACACCAAGAAGCTGGGCAACCCAGAATTTATTGACGCGGTTCAGTTCACCAAACCTGCGGACGAAGCGGCGAAAGTGTTGCCGGAGTTGAAGAAAAAGGCGGACGTCGTTATCGCTGCAACTCATATGGGCCACTACGTTGACGCTACTTACGGCATCAACGCTCCAGGCGACGTGACTCTGGCCAGAACCGTTTCCGGCATCGACGTGATCGTTGGCGGCCACTCCCAGGATCCTGTGTGTATGACTGGCGAAAACCAAGCCAATGAGTCGTACCAACCAGGTGATCCCTGTATGCCGGATGTGCAGAACGGCACACTGATCATGCAGGCGCATGAGTGGGGCAAATATGTGGGGCGTGCGGATCTGGAATACCGCAATGGTCAACTGAAACTGGTTAAATATCAGTTGATTCCCGTTAACCTGAAGAAAAAGGTCAAAAACGCCAAGGGTGAAGACGAGCGCGTGTTCGTGACCGAAGAGATCAAGCCGGATCAAAAAGTGTTGGCCTTCCTGCAGCCTTATCAGGATAAAGGTCAGGCGCAACTGAATCAGGTTGTGGGCGATGTGGACAAACGTCTGGAAGGCGACCGCAATGTTGTGCGTTTCAAACCGACCAATCTGGGGCACCTGATTGCGGCGGCGCAAATGGAGAAGGTAAAAGCGGATCTGGCGGTGATGAACTCCGGCGGCGTTCGCGACAGCATTGATGCGGGTCCGATCACCTACAAAGAAGTGCTGATGGTGCAGCCATTCGCCAACATGGTGAGCTCAGTAGACCTGAGCGGCAAAGAGCTGCTGGACTATCTGCGCATTGTGGCGGAGAAGCCTGTGGATAGCGGCGCTTTCGCTCAGTTCGCTGGCGTACAGCTGGAAGTGGTTGGCGGTAAACTAAAGTCCGCCAAGGTAAACGGCAAGCCTATCAATCCGAAGCAGACTTACCGTATGGCCATCAACAGCTATATCGCCTCCGGCGGTGACGGCTATCCGAAAATCGACACCCATTCCGGCTATGTGAACAGTGGGTTCGTCGATGCGGAAGTGTTGATGAGTTATCTGAAGAAACACTCTCCGGTTAAAGCGGCTGATCACGAGAAAGCGGAAATTATTCGTAAATAAGTTTCTCTGAACAGAAAGCGCTTCGGCCTCCCCTTTATCCTTGCATAACGCTCAAAAGGAGGAAGGGGAGGCATCCTCTCCCTTCTTTTATATTCCTCACTTAGAAATACTTAATCCATCCGACGATACATCACGTCAGTTCGAAGCACGTATTTGATTCCGGCTTTGACTTCGCAGCCTTCATGAAATATCTCGTGCTGAAACGCCAGCGCCAGACCCGCCTTGGGCGAAATTCTGACTTCCGGCGCCACAAAAAATCCGGTTTCGCCCCCAGCTTCAACTTCATTCAGATATAGCAGCAACGTGTAAAAGCTACGCTCGTCTTTTGAACGCCCATAAAAGCCGTCGGAGTGAGGGGCGAACTTCATCCCAGGTTTGTATCGGTAGCACCGAAATAGCTCATTCAATCCGGCAATGGTCCATCCAAATACCGTTTGAGGCAGGTCACTCTTTATTTTCTGGAACAGGTAGGCGGCATAGTCAGGGTCGCTTTTCATCACCCTTTCGTTATTTCGATAGTCTGGTTTATAGATTTCGCCTTTATGTGTGTGAAGGGGGGCTGCCTGGGGATTTTGATTATCAATGAACTGGATCCATTCAAGGCATTCCTGCACTGAAATAACCTCTTCCACGGTGGAAATATACGGGGCGCTATGATCAATATTCATGTGGATTTTGTGTGCCGGAGATATTAAGGAAGTGAGCGTTTGATAGCGGCGATTATTGTATCATTTTTTGCGTATTTTTAGGCTTCTTTATCGATGCTTTGCATTATTTAACTGATTGAAAATAAAGAAATTAATTTGTTTTTGCGTGAAGGTTTAGCTGGCATTCTGGTGACGTCATCAGGAGATGGAATTTAAGTGTCTGATGTGAGTATTTAGCTCATACAGTCAATGCGAAGGTTGAATCAGAGTGTTCATTGGATATCTCGATGGCCAGCCCTGTCATTAATCCTGAAAACGACAGGACCTGCGCAGGGCAGGTCCTGTATCTGCTTCCTTAGTTCTGTCGAGTACGCGCTGTATTTACTCTCTCTTCTTTAGATAAGCGCCCGGACATGCCCAGATATGCGCATCGGATAGAGGTTGATAGAAGACCCAGAGAGTGTCCTTAAGCGTCGCGATGGCGAGAGGCGTGTCGGAGTTGCGGAATACGCCGGAAACCGCGCCGGTTTCGCTCCAGCCCGCCTCAGCCAGGGTTCCATACCCATTGCTGGTAGTGTCGTTCTCGGCCGGGTTGTAGGAAACGGGATTAGCGGGCGTCAGGGTTCCGCTTATGGAAAAGGTTTCAAACAGTAACTGGCCGTTAGCCGGGCCATCGGTGAGTCGGTTATGCGCCAGATAAACGACGCCGTTGAGGGTTGCGGCGGCTATTTCTCCTGACGCGCCGACGCCTTCCGCCACAGGCTCATCTTCATTCGGCGTTACCGGATTGGGCGCTGCGCTGAAGTGATTCAGGGGGAAGGCGCTGGCGGACCATTGATTCACGGTGGTGTCGTCATAGGGGCCGGCGTATTGGCTGTTCTCCACCGTCACTCTATTGAATTCTCCGGTGTTGTAGCTCATACAAGCTAACTGTCCGGTTTTCACGATCTTATAGATCAATAGAATTGTGGGCCCCAGTGCTGCGAGCGTGAAAGGACCTTCGCTGTGAGTGCAAATAGCGGAGGAGGGACCCTGCCAGGCTCCGTTGCTGAAGGTCAGGCTGTGCAATTGCTGAGTCGCATTATCACGGTAGACCAGCATAAATGCTGACTGGTGCGGGATGCTGATCAGGGCGATTTCCTCGACTTCTCCGGTATCGGGCGCTTCCGCCAGTCGCCAACCGCTTTCAAGATCATAGTGCTTGATGATCAGTCGCTTATTCGAGTCCCGGTAGGCTAGCGCGAGCCCGTCTGTATTAGAAGCCAAATGCAGGTAGCCATCGCCATCCTCTGCGACGGTGACTTCCGGCGACCATCTATGGCCGTCAAACACGCAGTACTTCAATGTTCCATCGATATCTGCGC contains:
- a CDS encoding 2OG-Fe(II) oxygenase, whose translation is MNIDHSAPYISTVEEVISVQECLEWIQFIDNQNPQAAPLHTHKGEIYKPDYRNNERVMKSDPDYAAYLFQKIKSDLPQTVFGWTIAGLNELFRCYRYKPGMKFAPHSDGFYGRSKDERSFYTLLLYLNEVEAGGETGFFVAPEVRISPKAGLALAFQHEIFHEGCEVKAGIKYVLRTDVMYRRMD
- a CDS encoding alkaline phosphatase family protein is translated as MEERVFDHVLIIMFENEYRGYVQENEYMRNLAAQGIELTNSFGVMHPSQTNYITSIAGELCNVSDDDQPQPLPQKTIVDLIEASPQNLRWKAYMDSYVPDDTPWVPENFKPRDHYPYVIKHNPFSSFQNILDNQERWKKIDNEAGFWRDLLNNDFPEYAWFTPNMWNDGHYLVGTLNNSLNGERAPVLVDQQAKWLQSFFAGLNFPGPNSKLPPKTLVVVTYDEADFEAFYDKGKKYTYDGPNQIYTVLLGDMIAPGKQAEGYNHYSLLKTIEKNFNLGDLQKNDRDANWFQFLWGKSFQWQPPQETPLGGKQNLSAAAYRDELYVVSADIDGTLKYCVFDGHRWSPEVTVAEDGDGYLHLASNTDGLALAYRDSNKRLIIKHYDLESGWRLAEAPDTGEVEEIALISIPHQSAFMLVYRDNATQQLHSLTFSNGAWQGPSSAICTHSEGPFTLAALGPTILLIYKIVKTGQLACMSYNTGEFNRVTVENSQYAGPYDDTTVNQWSASAFPLNHFSAAPNPVTPNEDEPVAEGVGASGEIAAATLNGVVYLAHNRLTDGPANGQLLFETFSISGTLTPANPVSYNPAENDTTSNGYGTLAEAGWSETGAVSGVFRNSDTPLAIATLKDTLWVFYQPLSDAHIWACPGAYLKKRE
- the ushA gene encoding bifunctional UDP-sugar hydrolase/5'-nucleotidase UshA, whose product is MVAKQRKLGLAILAACSLTVVACAPMQTGPQKDRTYHITLLHTNDHHGRFWPNKHGEYGLAARKSLVDEIRQEVMAEGGHVLLLSGGDINTGVPESDLQDAEPDFKGMNMVGYDAMAIGNHEFDNPLDILRMQEQWANFPFLAANIYDSNGKRLFEPYKIFNVEGLRIGVMGLTTEDTKKLGNPEFIDAVQFTKPADEAAKVLPELKKKADVVIAATHMGHYVDATYGINAPGDVTLARTVSGIDVIVGGHSQDPVCMTGENQANESYQPGDPCMPDVQNGTLIMQAHEWGKYVGRADLEYRNGQLKLVKYQLIPVNLKKKVKNAKGEDERVFVTEEIKPDQKVLAFLQPYQDKGQAQLNQVVGDVDKRLEGDRNVVRFKPTNLGHLIAAAQMEKVKADLAVMNSGGVRDSIDAGPITYKEVLMVQPFANMVSSVDLSGKELLDYLRIVAEKPVDSGAFAQFAGVQLEVVGGKLKSAKVNGKPINPKQTYRMAINSYIASGGDGYPKIDTHSGYVNSGFVDAEVLMSYLKKHSPVKAADHEKAEIIRK
- a CDS encoding ABC transporter permease; the protein is MIDTLILTLDATMRVSTPLIFAALAGMFSERSGVVDISLEGKMLAAAFTAAAVAYLTNSAWLGLSAAIMVSVCLAMLHGVACVTFRGNQVVSGVAINILAAGLTMTLGLSWFKQGGQTPQLTDAARFSTIDFPGAEMMRDVPVIGGIYSEMLSGHNIFVYLAFLAVPFTWWLLFRTRFGLRLRAVGENPKAVDTAGISVHRMRYAALLCAGILCGFAGAYISSAQNAQFVRDMTAGQGFIALAALIFGKWRPLPVLGACLLFGFLDAVAVRLQGVEIPGLGKAPIQLIEALPYILTVVLLAGFFGKAVAPKAIGLPYVKER
- a CDS encoding ribokinase, which gives rise to MKVLNFGSINIDYVYRVPHFVRPGETLASDSLTTVLGGKGANQSIAVARAGVKTAHLGRVSAADAWAVDLMRDSGVDVATVSQIAEPSGHAIIQVDDAGENAIVLFGGANRSFSQEEVASAVSALDEGDWLLMQNECNGVEWAIAAAAERKVKIAFNPAPMTEDVKKLPLEQVDLLILNAMEACDLAETADADAALQALAGKYPNTTVVVTLGGEGALVMSGGETVTRPADKVTPVDTTGAGDTFVGYFLASLISGYEHSAALARAVKAAGIAVTRPGASPSIPTAQEVD
- a CDS encoding nucleoside hydrolase codes for the protein MYPIIIDTDPGVDDAMAIAFALAHPEIELVGLTTVFGNVPVARATRNALALAERFGVPSLPVAQGAKYPLVQSPLPHPDFVHGADGLGNMDYDAPQGQAVAQSAAEFIVEQANRLNGELTVVAIGPLTNLALALKLDPDLPSKLRSLVIMGGAVDEPGNVSPIAEANFLSDPHAADVVLGADWPAVIVGLDVTHKIILTDSNLAQLRDNAGETGKLLWETSRFYVNYYSNTGAASDHDEAGCCMHDAAAVAYVVAPELFTCISGPVRVISEGVGAGQLTINRKGYTYLLKHWEGRPAAKVCMDLEVEKVRSLFLDTIIQHKVC